AGGCCTGCAATACTTTTAGCCGCAGAAACAATATTTTTAACTTTTAACGCTGTAGTGACAACAGCAGAAGCAGCAGAAACATCAGCAGCAGAAGGAACTAAACTTTGAAGATCCGGAAAAACGATCAGGGTAGGTTCGTCTTCATTTTTTAATAATTCAAGCCCGGATAAAAAAGCTTCTGCCGGTGTAGGAGCACCTACAGCCTCCGGACTTTTATAATCTCCTACAGAAACAATATAACAAGGCCCACCACCATTGGCAAAGTACATCTGCATGGCATAATACATTTTAAAGTCGCTTACCTTGGTTGGCATTGCTGTGGCAACACCGTCTTTGAAAGCTACAGCGAAGATTTCCGGGTTTGCTTTTCCAAAAAGTTCTTCATACTCCAACATCGAAGCAATTCTCGTTGGTTTATTTTTCGGTCCATCCGCTGTATATCCAATAAAAGCAGGGATAGCCGTTTCAACTTGCGCTACGGAAGGGGGAAATTTTCCTTGTTCCTCCACGTAAACTCCAGGGGTTTTGTAATTCATTTTAAAAAATTTTACGTTAATATTAATTATTCTTCGAAGTAAAACTTCGAATATTTATTCGTGATTGATTTATTGATTTTATCTTTTTAGAATTGTTGCAATTTGTGCGAGAAGTTGAGTATAATAAACTCTGCCGGGCGTACTAATGCTATTTTGAGATTTACATTCATCGTAGTCGTTCCTTCTACTCCCTTAACTGTTACTTCGTAAGCTTCTTTCGGAGTGCTGCCTGCTAATGCACCCTCCATCCATTGCTGGTTAAGAAAATTTTCTAACATTGTTTTTGCCCGTAACCATGTGTGAGGGATATTAGGCTCATTCATAAACTTGTTGAGTGCATCGTTGATCGATTGTCTGATCATATTATAATAGCGACGTACATGTACATACTTCCATTCGTTATCTTTTCCTTCTTCCATTCGTTATCTTTTCCTTCATCATTTTTATCTTTTCCTTCAAGGGTTCTGGCTCCCCAGATTAAGGTTCCTTTTCCTGTAAAGGTTCTGATCGCATTAATTGATTTTCCGAAAGCATCTATGTTTAAAGCAGCCTGTTCCTGATCGGAAATTTTTTCTGTCGGAGTAATGACATGGCTAATATTGATATTTGCCGGGGCCTTCCACACACCTCTTGTACTGTCTATTCTGCCGTATGCTCCTGCTATTGCTGATGATGGTGGTAATACAACTTTTAACGACAGCATTTCTTTTTTCACCTGATTGTATAGTGCCGAATTGGATGATTCTAAATTTTTAAGTGTTATCCCGTTTGCATCTCCTTTTTCGTCTTTTATCTCAAGGATTGCCGTTTTTAATGCATCAAACTCTCCACTGAAAACAGGTGCATTTTCGTCTAAACCATCAGGGATCATAAAATCATCTATTATTCCGTCATAGATGGCTTCCAGCACAACTTTTGCCTCATCAATTACTTCTGTTAAAGCATTTTTTTTATCTCCTGCATCTGCTGT
The window above is part of the Chryseobacterium sp. MA9 genome. Proteins encoded here:
- a CDS encoding phage tail sheath C-terminal domain-containing protein: MIRQSINDALNKFMNEPNIPHTWLRAKTMLENFLNQQWMEGALAGSTPKEAYEVTVKGVEGTTTMNVNLKIALVRPAEFIILNFSHKLQQF